The Maylandia zebra isolate NMK-2024a linkage group LG4, Mzebra_GT3a, whole genome shotgun sequence genome includes a window with the following:
- the fbf1 gene encoding fas-binding factor 1 homolog isoform X2, with protein MATKPKGKASKSSFRDDLLDSLLDDDKQPVRTKASHDGPMYSTLAQEIKMDGADTEDSDVSAADPSDILKSMKDMDDMDADLFASKKKPSSAPAQTKPLVSKGPKKDSAVLESNAKPEGADEPTKEGKKPNSAPLSSARSYKKFTFSDLDDPLDDLLPGDSKPDLKSSFSKPEKSVPSPSASPILKNETTKATKKGELTFEDDKDDLMDTLGFDSNKNNPKKKETPLWSPKERADAPQRPRTRIDEILESFTSPRLLERPPTGERKDELQSQEKPQQEKTSAGREPRLDDDLTFGSYQPTLGSTSEGRQSRRQSVRFSTEDMSVSTPEKKPKPTTPTSSRQRNSADWLGLKTEDEPVYLEEGIDKTKNPAEASKSPSSPLLERKPSFTGSHSTSVAKTPEESSAPADNTIKQAKPEVSKTQRKEGDDEDDWLAGALSRRKALSALNTEAKPSKQEESFTDFSVSKQVTSQTPKSREDTLPSIKETSDTFPGRLGPAAHSTPVREERSNHVNEYTPTGECYLPSTLASSPPNPLHPSALSSPYHSVYSASDTDPLLASAVSISQPQLQSKPHHFPSSTRSKVLTEPTQASNETLQQLPLPSPLSAALPGTMWYPQQNATLNTSAAFPQQASFSADSLQQLLLQNQLMQTQLLGLGGVVDAGLLRRLKEKEQPADYQALQARVIQLEGQVKTLQLERDQSQMILESMQQRHKQDMELLENAHKGRVKLLEDSVAQRETQARHECEDLMERLATVTRAAEKERSELQAQYQRKMAQAQQERDCEVERLRDLQRKSILEMKRDYEDQIHRLKRLKEEEIDAVTSATSQTRSVAGVIERMEQFSSRLGELSSRVESTHEHTAHGLEQEARHRDEQLRTMQGHLAQQQKAMAEEKAYLKDIISRMDTQLKEQQRQLEKERWKMTAEQAKAESTQRSLEEERCVLTTQISVEREELERAKSALLEEQKSVMQHCADERRKLAAEWALFHAQEKQRHERAEREVSSLLEKREGSIISLAQEQADLKLRTAELKQKELAVAREREALEELREELDREKERLSSTALRLKTRAQEVEAFSKLAAEKYEEGERALQEAKRLEAEHEARLRNIHTQTEHLRQQEQRILKEQIRLSHLHKDTQRLGQNPPLTPLPQIIAPVLPDSVSELPATLNVPPPVSFTSSQSMALQANLALWRYTAEKDREYLQEEQFFLENLKKKSYRSFSTD; from the exons ATG GCTACAAAGCCGAAGGGGAAAGCCTCGAAAA GTTCATTCAGGGATGATTTGCTTGACAGCTTGCTTGATGATGACA AGCAGCCAGTAAGGACGAAAGCATCACACGATGGACCTATGTATAG CACGCTAGCACAGGAGATAAAAATGGATGGTGCGGACACTGAG GACTCGGATGTGTCAGCGGCTGATCCCAGCGACATACTCAAGAGCATGAAG GACATGGACGACATGGACGCTGACCTCTTTGCATCAAAGAAGAAGCCCAGTTCGGCTCCCGCGCAAACAAAGCCACTTGTTAGCAAAGGACCAAAGAAAGACTCTGCTGTGCTCGAGAGTAATGCAAAACCAGAGGGAGCAG atGAACCCACCAAAGAGGGGAAGAAGCCGAACTCTGCACCTTTATCCTCAGCGCGGAGTTATAAGAAGTTCACCTTCTCTG ATCTAGACGACCCCCTGGATGATTTGCTTCCAGGTGACTCAAAGCCTGACTTGAAATCTAGCTTCTccaaacctgaaaaatctgtgcCATCTCCTTCAGCATCTCCCATTCTAAAGAATGAAACGA CTAAGGCAACAAAGAAAGGCGAGCTCACGTTTGAGGATGATAAGGATGACCTAATGGATACACTCGGATTTGACAGCAATAAAAACAATCCCAAGAAAAAAGAGACACCGCTTTGGTCTCCCAAGGAAAG AGCCGACGCCCCTCAGAGACCTCGTACCAGAATTGATGAGATTCTGGAGAGTTTCACGTCACCGCGTCTTCTGGAGCGACCACCAACGGGCGAGAGGAAGGACGAGCTTCAGTCTCAAGAAAAGCCGCAACAGGAGAAGACGTCTGCTGGGAGAG AGCCTCGTTTAGATGATGACCTCACATTTGGATCCTATCAGCCCACACTGGGATCCACTTCTGAAGGGCGTCAGTCTCGTAGACAGTCTGTCAG ATTTTCTACTGAGGACATGAGTGTGTCTACGCCAGAAAAGAAGCCAAAGCCCACCACTCCCACATCTTCTCGACAACGCAACTCAGCTGACTGGCTGGGCCTCAAGACAGAAGATGAGCCGGTCTATCTAGAGGAGGGCATCGATAAGACAAAGAATCCAGCAGAGGCTTCAAAGAGCCCCTCGTCTCCTTTACTGGAAAGAAAGCCCTCATTCACTGGTAGCCATTCCACATCTGTTGCAAAAACACCAGAAGAGAGCTCAGCCCCCGCTGACAATACCATTAAACAGGCCAAGCCTGAGGTTTCTAAGACCCAGAGGAAAGAAGGGGATGATGAGGATGACTGGTTAGCTGGGGCACTGAGCAGGAGGAAAGCTCTGTCCGCGTTAAACACAGAGGCAAAACCATCCAAGCAGGAAGAGTCTTTCACTGACTTCAGTGTTAG TAAACAAGTAACGTCACAAACTCCCAAAAGCAGAGAAGACACGCTTCCTTCAATCAAAGAAACGAG TGACACTTTTCCCGGACGCCTCGGTCCTGCTGCTCATTCCACGCCTGTCAGAGAAGAAAGGTCTAATCATG TTAACGAGTATACACCCACAGGCGAGTGTTACCTCCCCTCCACCTTAGCATCATCCCCACCAAACCCACTCCATCCATCAGCTCTTAGTTCGCCTTATCATTCAGTTTACTCTGCTAGCGATACTGATCCCTTGTTAGCCTCTGCTGTTAGCATTAGCCAGCCTCAGCTTCAGTCCAAACCCCACCACTTCCCATCCAGTACAAGATCCAAGGTGCTAACAGAGCCCACTCAGGCTTCAAATGAAACCTTGCAACAACTGCCTTTGCCCAGCCCCCTGTCTGCTGCACTGCCCGGCACAATGTGGT aTCCGCAGCAAAATGCAACGCTAAACACATCAGCTGCTTTCCCACAACAG GCATCATTTTCAGCCGACagtctgcagcagctgcttcTCCAAAACCAG CTGATGCAGACTCAGTTGCTGGGCCTAGGCGGTGTGGTTGATGCGGGACTCCTGCGGCgacttaaagaaaaagaacaacctGCAGACTATCAAGCTTTACAGGCCCGCGTCATCCAGTTGGAGGGACAG GTCAAGACTTTGCAGCTGGAGCGAGACCAAAGCCAAATGATACTGGAGAGCATGCAGCAGCGGCACAAACAGGATATGGAGCTCCTGGAGAACGCACACAA AGGTCGTGTGAAACTGCTCGAGGATTCGGTTGCCCAGCGGGAGACTCAAGCGCGACATGAGTGCGAAGACCTGATGGAACGCCTGGCAACGGTAACGCGAGCGGCTGAGAAGGAACGCTCAGAGCTTCAGGCTCAGTACCAGCGGAAAATGGCCCAGGCCCAGCAGGAAAGAGACTGTGAGGTGGAGAGACTCAGAGACCTTCAGAG AAAATCTATCTTGGAGATGAAGAGAGACTATGAGGATCAGATCCACAGGCTGAAGAGGCTAAAGGAAGAAGAGATCGATGCTGTTACAAGCGCAACATCTCAGACCAG GTCCGTGGCAGGGGTGATTGAAAGGATGGAGCAGTTCTCCTCACGGCTTGGAGAGCTTTCCTCTCGGGTGGAGAGCACGCACGAACACACCGCTCACGGCCTGGAGCAGGAGGCACGGCACAGAGACGAGCAGCTTCGAa CAATGCAGGGTCATCTGGCCCAGCAGCAGAAAGCCATGGCAGAGGAGAAAGCGTACCTGAAGGACATTATTTCCAGGATGGACACTCAGCTTAAAGAGCAGCAGAGACAGCTTGAGAAG GAGCGCTGGAAGATGACAGCAGAGCAGGCCAAAGCCGAGTCAACCCAAAGAAGCCTGGAGGAAGAGCGGTGTGTCCTCACCACGCAGATCAGCGTGGAGCGAGAGGAGCTGGAGAGAGCCAAG agCGCGTTACTGGAGGAGCAgaagtcagtgatgcagcactgCGCGGATGAGAGGAGGAAGCTGGCGGCCGAGTGGGCACTCTTCCACGCCCAGGAGAAGCAGAGGCATGAGAGGGCTGAGCGTGAGGTCAGCAGTCTGTTGGAGAAGAGGGAGGGCTCCATCATAAGTCTGGCACAG GAGCAAGCTGACTTGAAGCTTCGCACGGCCGAGCTGAAACAGAAGGAACTTGCTGTGGCACGGGAGCGAGAGGCTCTGGAAGAACTTAGAGAAGAGctggacagagagaaagaaagactaAGCAGCACGGCCCTGAGACTCAAAACACGAGCCCAGGAGGTCGAGGCATTCAGCAAG CTCGCGGCAGAGAAGTATGAGGAGGGGGAACGAGCGTTGCAGGAGGCGAAACGATTGGAGGCGGAGCACGAGGCGCGACTGAGAAATATTCACACCCAAACAGAGCACCTGAGGCAACAGGAGCAACGGATTTTAAAG GAGCAAATACGATTAAGTCACCTGCATAAGGATACACAGAGGCTGGGGCAAAACCCTCCTCTTACACCTCTACCACAAATTATTGCCCCCGTTTTACCAG ACTCAGTTTCAGAGCTGCCTGCAACCCTAAATGTTCCTCCTCCAGTTTCATTTACCAGCTCTCAGTCTATGGCACTTCAGGCCAATCTGGCTCTGTGGAGATATACTGCAGAAAAG GACCGTGAATACCTACAAGAGGAGCAGTTCTTTCTAGAAAATCTGAAAAAGAAATCTTACAGATCTTTCAGCACAGATTGA
- the fbf1 gene encoding fas-binding factor 1 homolog isoform X5, which yields MATKPKGKASKSSFRDDLLDSLLDDDKQPVRTKASHDGPMYSTLAQEIKMDGADTEDSDVSAADPSDILKSMKDMDDMDADLFASKKKPSSAPAQTKPLVSKGPKKDSAVLESNAKPEGADEPTKEGKKPNSAPLSSARSYKKFTFSDSGGEDEGVAQTSYAKDLDDPLDDLLPGDSKPDLKSSFSKPEKSVPSPSASPILKNETTKATKKGELTFEDDKDDLMDTLGFDSNKNNPKKKETPLWSPKERADAPQRPRTRIDEILESFTSPRLLERPPTGERKDELQSQEKPQQEKTSAGREPRLDDDLTFGSYQPTLGSTSEGRQSRRQSVRFSTEDMSVSTPEKKPKPTTPTSSRQRNSADWLGLKTEDEPVYLEEGIDKTKNPAEASKSPSSPLLERKPSFTGSHSTSVAKTPEESSAPADNTIKQAKPEVSKTQRKEGDDEDDWLAGALSRRKALSALNTEAKPSKQEESFTDFSVSKQVTSQTPKSREDTLPSIKETSDTFPGRLGPAAHSTPVREERSNHDPQQNATLNTSAAFPQQASFSADSLQQLLLQNQLMQTQLLGLGGVVDAGLLRRLKEKEQPADYQALQARVIQLEGQVKTLQLERDQSQMILESMQQRHKQDMELLENAHKGRVKLLEDSVAQRETQARHECEDLMERLATVTRAAEKERSELQAQYQRKMAQAQQERDCEVERLRDLQRKSILEMKRDYEDQIHRLKRLKEEEIDAVTSATSQTRSVAGVIERMEQFSSRLGELSSRVESTHEHTAHGLEQEARHRDEQLRTMQGHLAQQQKAMAEEKAYLKDIISRMDTQLKEQQRQLEKERWKMTAEQAKAESTQRSLEEERCVLTTQISVEREELERAKSALLEEQKSVMQHCADERRKLAAEWALFHAQEKQRHERAEREVSSLLEKREGSIISLAQEQADLKLRTAELKQKELAVAREREALEELREELDREKERLSSTALRLKTRAQEVEAFSKLAAEKYEEGERALQEAKRLEAEHEARLRNIHTQTEHLRQQEQRILKEQIRLSHLHKDTQRLGQNPPLTPLPQIIAPVLPDSVSELPATLNVPPPVSFTSSQSMALQANLALWRYTAEKDREYLQEEQFFLENLKKKSYRSFSTD from the exons ATG GCTACAAAGCCGAAGGGGAAAGCCTCGAAAA GTTCATTCAGGGATGATTTGCTTGACAGCTTGCTTGATGATGACA AGCAGCCAGTAAGGACGAAAGCATCACACGATGGACCTATGTATAG CACGCTAGCACAGGAGATAAAAATGGATGGTGCGGACACTGAG GACTCGGATGTGTCAGCGGCTGATCCCAGCGACATACTCAAGAGCATGAAG GACATGGACGACATGGACGCTGACCTCTTTGCATCAAAGAAGAAGCCCAGTTCGGCTCCCGCGCAAACAAAGCCACTTGTTAGCAAAGGACCAAAGAAAGACTCTGCTGTGCTCGAGAGTAATGCAAAACCAGAGGGAGCAG atGAACCCACCAAAGAGGGGAAGAAGCCGAACTCTGCACCTTTATCCTCAGCGCGGAGTTATAAGAAGTTCACCTTCTCTG ACAGTGGTGGTGAGGATGAAGGTGTTGCTCAGACTTCGTACGCTAAAG ATCTAGACGACCCCCTGGATGATTTGCTTCCAGGTGACTCAAAGCCTGACTTGAAATCTAGCTTCTccaaacctgaaaaatctgtgcCATCTCCTTCAGCATCTCCCATTCTAAAGAATGAAACGA CTAAGGCAACAAAGAAAGGCGAGCTCACGTTTGAGGATGATAAGGATGACCTAATGGATACACTCGGATTTGACAGCAATAAAAACAATCCCAAGAAAAAAGAGACACCGCTTTGGTCTCCCAAGGAAAG AGCCGACGCCCCTCAGAGACCTCGTACCAGAATTGATGAGATTCTGGAGAGTTTCACGTCACCGCGTCTTCTGGAGCGACCACCAACGGGCGAGAGGAAGGACGAGCTTCAGTCTCAAGAAAAGCCGCAACAGGAGAAGACGTCTGCTGGGAGAG AGCCTCGTTTAGATGATGACCTCACATTTGGATCCTATCAGCCCACACTGGGATCCACTTCTGAAGGGCGTCAGTCTCGTAGACAGTCTGTCAG ATTTTCTACTGAGGACATGAGTGTGTCTACGCCAGAAAAGAAGCCAAAGCCCACCACTCCCACATCTTCTCGACAACGCAACTCAGCTGACTGGCTGGGCCTCAAGACAGAAGATGAGCCGGTCTATCTAGAGGAGGGCATCGATAAGACAAAGAATCCAGCAGAGGCTTCAAAGAGCCCCTCGTCTCCTTTACTGGAAAGAAAGCCCTCATTCACTGGTAGCCATTCCACATCTGTTGCAAAAACACCAGAAGAGAGCTCAGCCCCCGCTGACAATACCATTAAACAGGCCAAGCCTGAGGTTTCTAAGACCCAGAGGAAAGAAGGGGATGATGAGGATGACTGGTTAGCTGGGGCACTGAGCAGGAGGAAAGCTCTGTCCGCGTTAAACACAGAGGCAAAACCATCCAAGCAGGAAGAGTCTTTCACTGACTTCAGTGTTAG TAAACAAGTAACGTCACAAACTCCCAAAAGCAGAGAAGACACGCTTCCTTCAATCAAAGAAACGAG TGACACTTTTCCCGGACGCCTCGGTCCTGCTGCTCATTCCACGCCTGTCAGAGAAGAAAGGTCTAATCATG aTCCGCAGCAAAATGCAACGCTAAACACATCAGCTGCTTTCCCACAACAG GCATCATTTTCAGCCGACagtctgcagcagctgcttcTCCAAAACCAG CTGATGCAGACTCAGTTGCTGGGCCTAGGCGGTGTGGTTGATGCGGGACTCCTGCGGCgacttaaagaaaaagaacaacctGCAGACTATCAAGCTTTACAGGCCCGCGTCATCCAGTTGGAGGGACAG GTCAAGACTTTGCAGCTGGAGCGAGACCAAAGCCAAATGATACTGGAGAGCATGCAGCAGCGGCACAAACAGGATATGGAGCTCCTGGAGAACGCACACAA AGGTCGTGTGAAACTGCTCGAGGATTCGGTTGCCCAGCGGGAGACTCAAGCGCGACATGAGTGCGAAGACCTGATGGAACGCCTGGCAACGGTAACGCGAGCGGCTGAGAAGGAACGCTCAGAGCTTCAGGCTCAGTACCAGCGGAAAATGGCCCAGGCCCAGCAGGAAAGAGACTGTGAGGTGGAGAGACTCAGAGACCTTCAGAG AAAATCTATCTTGGAGATGAAGAGAGACTATGAGGATCAGATCCACAGGCTGAAGAGGCTAAAGGAAGAAGAGATCGATGCTGTTACAAGCGCAACATCTCAGACCAG GTCCGTGGCAGGGGTGATTGAAAGGATGGAGCAGTTCTCCTCACGGCTTGGAGAGCTTTCCTCTCGGGTGGAGAGCACGCACGAACACACCGCTCACGGCCTGGAGCAGGAGGCACGGCACAGAGACGAGCAGCTTCGAa CAATGCAGGGTCATCTGGCCCAGCAGCAGAAAGCCATGGCAGAGGAGAAAGCGTACCTGAAGGACATTATTTCCAGGATGGACACTCAGCTTAAAGAGCAGCAGAGACAGCTTGAGAAG GAGCGCTGGAAGATGACAGCAGAGCAGGCCAAAGCCGAGTCAACCCAAAGAAGCCTGGAGGAAGAGCGGTGTGTCCTCACCACGCAGATCAGCGTGGAGCGAGAGGAGCTGGAGAGAGCCAAG agCGCGTTACTGGAGGAGCAgaagtcagtgatgcagcactgCGCGGATGAGAGGAGGAAGCTGGCGGCCGAGTGGGCACTCTTCCACGCCCAGGAGAAGCAGAGGCATGAGAGGGCTGAGCGTGAGGTCAGCAGTCTGTTGGAGAAGAGGGAGGGCTCCATCATAAGTCTGGCACAG GAGCAAGCTGACTTGAAGCTTCGCACGGCCGAGCTGAAACAGAAGGAACTTGCTGTGGCACGGGAGCGAGAGGCTCTGGAAGAACTTAGAGAAGAGctggacagagagaaagaaagactaAGCAGCACGGCCCTGAGACTCAAAACACGAGCCCAGGAGGTCGAGGCATTCAGCAAG CTCGCGGCAGAGAAGTATGAGGAGGGGGAACGAGCGTTGCAGGAGGCGAAACGATTGGAGGCGGAGCACGAGGCGCGACTGAGAAATATTCACACCCAAACAGAGCACCTGAGGCAACAGGAGCAACGGATTTTAAAG GAGCAAATACGATTAAGTCACCTGCATAAGGATACACAGAGGCTGGGGCAAAACCCTCCTCTTACACCTCTACCACAAATTATTGCCCCCGTTTTACCAG ACTCAGTTTCAGAGCTGCCTGCAACCCTAAATGTTCCTCCTCCAGTTTCATTTACCAGCTCTCAGTCTATGGCACTTCAGGCCAATCTGGCTCTGTGGAGATATACTGCAGAAAAG GACCGTGAATACCTACAAGAGGAGCAGTTCTTTCTAGAAAATCTGAAAAAGAAATCTTACAGATCTTTCAGCACAGATTGA